GCTTTTCGACAATCTGGCGTCCGTAAGCGTGAGTCGCTCCAACCGAACAGTAGTACGGCCCTTGTGGAGCAGGGTAGCCGCCGGGTGGGAAGCCAAGCGGAAGATTGTGTTCTGGATCCCACAGAAAATATTCCTGTTCGAAGCCGAACCAGAAATCGTCGTCATCGTCATCAATGGTAGCTCGCCCGTTTGATTCGTGAGCTGAGCCGTCGGCATTCAACACTTCCGTCATCACCAGCCAGCTATCGCCCAGACGATCAGGGTCCGGTACGCAGCAAACGGGTTTCAGCAGGCAGTCAGATGAACCACCTTCAGCCTGTTGCGTAGAACTACCGTCAAACGACCACATTGGGCAGTCTTCCAGCTTGCCACTGAAATCGTTAACGATCTTCGTCTTGCAACGCAGGCCTTGTGTCGGCTTATAGCCATCAAGCCAGATGTACTCCAATTTCGACTTCGCCATGTTTTATTAGCTCCTCAACTGTCGCGTTTGCGTCCGCAGAACCTACGCGTAAGTCGCGCACGTGCCTTTGCCGTCTGCGGTGGCGGCAATAATCCTGATGGAAGACATCTGAGTGGCACCTGACATCGGCACCAAAAGAAAACGTTGATAGAAACGACTCAGCGGCCTCCGTGTAGCTGTCCGCCGCAGAAAACCGGCGAACCTGCCTACAACTCAAGCACTCCTGCTGATTCCTTCAGCAGACTAAGAGAGAAAACCCTCTGTAGCTCCGTATTTAACCGTATATAGCATGGTCCATGCCAATCCTAGCGGCGGTGGCGGATTTGCTTGCAAATTTGACTCGCAGCGAACTGAAGCCAGCCTCGCGCAGTCAACGCGGCAAACACTTGCCGGTTGCCTCGTTTTTCATCGAAAGCACCTGATGCGGTACCAGAGGCATACGCCAGTACAGCCCAAGGCGGTTCACGGCCACAATCGGAAATACCGAGGCAAAATCATCGGGGGCTGGAGGGCTCAATGAGCAAGTTGGGTCGCGTTTTCCGGCAACTTCGGTGAGGCGGAATTCTTCGATCACGCAATGATTCCAGAGATTCGCAGCCGCCACAGATGATCATCGACGGGCGAAAGGCGGTTACCCACAGCGCATTGTCCGCATATCCCGCATTCGTCTGATCCTATCTCTAAGGCAGATGGGCAAAATCACCAACGCGGGTTAATTCCACTGGCACACTTACCAAGGTGCCACCGCCACCACTGTGAGACTTCCGTGTTTGTCCGCTGCCCAGTCGCGTCAATGACCGCTGCGGCAGATGGTATTGTTGGGCGAAGATGAAAAGCACAAAGTGGGCGCGGCGGCTTCCATGGGAGTTCGCCACATGATGATTCCGAATGACAAACCTTCCAGCTTCGGCGTGCCGTTGGATCTGCAGGAGCAAAGTCCGTGGACTCGCCGCATTCATCAATGGAAGGAAGCAGCCGCCATACGTTCGCGCGTGCCGCTCAGTTGGTTTCTCACTCCGCCGATGGCCGCCCGTCCCGGCATCCTCACCTACCATCGAATCGTTCCCATCCGGCGCGGATGCCAACCTTCCTGGAACGTCACGCCGGACCGCTTTCGGTCGCAAATGCAGGGTCTGCTGCGGCGAGGTTACCGCCCCTGGCCACTGACTCAACTGGTCGACATGGTCGCGGCAGGAAGGCCCATCGACGACAACGTGTTTGTGGTCACGTTCGACTGCGGCTACGCCAACAACTACCTTCACGCGCTGCCAATTCTTGACCAGCTTGGAATTCCGGCCACTGTTTTTCTGGCGACGGGCTACCTGAATTCAGGCGAACCGTTTCCGTTTGACGACTGGCCATTAAAGGGCAGCTGGAAGGTCAATTCCGATACGTGGCGGCCTCTTGCGCTGACAGAATGCCACACGCTTCTGCGCAGTGGGGTGATCGAATTTGGTACTCAAACACATACGCACG
This DNA window, taken from Fuerstiella marisgermanici, encodes the following:
- a CDS encoding polysaccharide deacetylase family protein; amino-acid sequence: MMIPNDKPSSFGVPLDLQEQSPWTRRIHQWKEAAAIRSRVPLSWFLTPPMAARPGILTYHRIVPIRRGCQPSWNVTPDRFRSQMQGLLRRGYRPWPLTQLVDMVAAGRPIDDNVFVVTFDCGYANNYLHALPILDQLGIPATVFLATGYLNSGEPFPFDDWPLKGSWKVNSDTWRPLALTECHTLLRSGVIEFGTQTHTHEDFRNRAAAFRGNLRTSVDFLYHHFGIVRPPMALPYGIISRRFAGPQYYLTAYEEGTCCCLTAEEELVVPGTTPFGWGRFIAEQHDTADTLAVKLGGWRARTSRQTIGVARG